DNA from Arthrobacter sp. SLBN-112:
GAGGTCTCCGGATTCGCGGCATCCACCGTGCCGTGGCTGCTCATTGTCTTCGGCACGGGCCTCTTCGCCGGCAACACCCTGGGCGGCAAGGCTGCGGACCGGAACGTCGACCGCACGCTTTTGGTGGTGCTCGCTGCGCTGACCCTGGTCCTGGTGGCGTTCGCCCTCACAGCCGCTAACCCTGTCCTGACGGTCGTGTCCCTGATCCTGATGGGCGGCTTTGGCTTTGCCACCGTTCCGGGCCTTCAGATGCGCGTGATGAAGTACGCCTCCGGGGCTCCAACGCTCGCTTCCGGTGCCAACATCGGTGCGTTCAACGTGGGCAACGCGCTGGGCGCGTGGCTGGGCGGCGTCACCATCACCGCAGGGCTCGGCTACACCTCACCTATCTGGGCCGGCGCGGTGATCACCCTTGCAGGCTTGGCCGTCATGGCCTTCGCCGCCGCAGCCGCCAGGCGGAAGGAGCGGCGCCGGGAGGGCAAGGCGCCAGTGGCCTTGGAGGAGTTGGCCAGCCGCTAGGCCGCGGGGCCGGAGGAGCGGCGCACCATCAGGGCAGGTTCGAGCTTGCGGGTTACGGCCGGTCCGGCTGCACCCGCAATCCGGTCCAGCATTGCCTGTGCCGCCACCCGGCCCAGCTGGCCGGCGTGCTGGTCTATGGACGTCAGTCCAATCAGGGGAGAGGCGCCCACTTCGATGTTGTCGCAACCAACGATCGCCATGTCGCCCGGGACGGACAGTCCGCGGGATGCCAGGGCCTCCATGATGCCGATGGCCGTGAGGTCGTTGTGCGCAAAGACTGCCGTGGGGAGGGTGGCGCCGGAGTCCAAAAATTGCTCCATCACGGCGCGGCCCCCGCGTTCGGTCATGTCACTGTGGACCAATTGTGGCTCCAGGCCGAACTGCCTCATGGCGTGCAGGTAGCCTTCCCGCCGGGCGGTGTAGGGGAGCCAGTCGGAGATGTCCACGTGCGCGATCCGCCGGTGCCCCAGCCCGTATAGGTGCTCCACGGCAAGTGCGCCTGAACGGAAGTCGTCGGTCAAAACGGAATCCACGCCGTCGACCTCCATCTCGCGGGTGATGACGACGGCGGGTGTCCCGCGCAGTGCCGCAGCCAGCTCTGCCGAGGTGCCCGTGTAGCCGGCCAGCAGGACACCGTCCACGCGCAGGTCCACGAAGGACCTGACGGCCTCCAGTTCCGTTCCCGGATCAGCGGAGCCGACGGCGACCATCACCTGGTTGCCGCTTCCCGCCAAGCCTTCGGTGATGCCGTCGTAGATATCGGCGAAGACCGAGTTGTGCAGGTCGAGGAAGAGGACTCCGATGGTGTTGGTCCGGTGGCTGGCCAACCGGCTGGCCAGCCTGTTGGGGGAGTAGCCCAGGGCGGCGGCAGCTTCCAGTACGGCGGTCCGCTTGGCCGGGGAAACCTTGGGGGAATCCCGCATCACCAGGGACACCAGGGCGCGGCTCACTCCGGCGTCGCGTGCCACGTCCTCCATGGTCACGGACCGCGGCGCAGGAGATGTCTGTTTCACAAGACTCCACTATGCCAGC
Protein-coding regions in this window:
- a CDS encoding LacI family DNA-binding transcriptional regulator, with the translated sequence MKQTSPAPRSVTMEDVARDAGVSRALVSLVMRDSPKVSPAKRTAVLEAAAALGYSPNRLASRLASHRTNTIGVLFLDLHNSVFADIYDGITEGLAGSGNQVMVAVGSADPGTELEAVRSFVDLRVDGVLLAGYTGTSAELAAALRGTPAVVITREMEVDGVDSVLTDDFRSGALAVEHLYGLGHRRIAHVDISDWLPYTARREGYLHAMRQFGLEPQLVHSDMTERGGRAVMEQFLDSGATLPTAVFAHNDLTAIGIMEALASRGLSVPGDMAIVGCDNIEVGASPLIGLTSIDQHAGQLGRVAAQAMLDRIAGAAGPAVTRKLEPALMVRRSSGPAA